The following coding sequences are from one Salvia hispanica cultivar TCC Black 2014 chromosome 3, UniMelb_Shisp_WGS_1.0, whole genome shotgun sequence window:
- the LOC125208918 gene encoding uncharacterized protein LOC125208918 isoform X1, which produces MAARRLGRFATSATRCLPLCNSVRSTNSFSGNAETTSARGNKLYTPFANPTNQSTGIASCVSETNCQSFSPFSQLWKANKPHIYYVYCRDKVLGSYFAAYSLEEDCTINTMPPKYYKCLPSFLVNDYGFTGASSNGLFLFHSIKLGYVLWNPTMSEYN; this is translated from the exons CCTCCGCCACGCGCTGCCTTCCTCTCTGCAATTCCGTTCGATCTACCAATTCTTTTTCAGG GAACGCGGAAACTACGAGTGCCAGGGGAAACAAGCTATACACACCCTTTGCAAATCCAACAAATCAATCCACAG ggaTAGCTTCCTGCGTATCCGAGACTAATTGTCAATCATTCTCTCCATTCTCACAACTTTGGAAGGCAAACAAGCCTCACATATACTATGTTTATTGTCGCGATAAAGTTCTTGGTTCTTACTTTGCTGCATATTCCCTTGAAGAGGATTGCACCATCAACACCATGCCACCCAAATATTACAAATGTCTCCCCTCTTTTCTGGTGAATGATTATGGCTTCACTGGGGCTAGTTCGAATGgtctatttctttttcatagtATTAAGTTGGGTTATGTTCTTTGGAACCCAACAATGAGTGAGTATaactag